One Triplophysa rosa linkage group LG21, Trosa_1v2, whole genome shotgun sequence DNA segment encodes these proteins:
- the spo11 gene encoding meiotic recombination protein SPO11 isoform X1, with protein MIDIILRFHESIGLVLKPDASVVTLRCDWPSSATKFALILKLLSVIYKLVQSDSYATKRDIYYNDPQLFGSQKTVDSIVDDISCMLKFATSKGLISGDLCYLEEDGTMVDCSSSTTAVPVSSNVSGINHIVSSAKFILIVEKDATFQRLLDDDFCTRLSPCIIITGKGVPDVNSRLMVRKLWDTLHVPVFALVDADPHGIEIMCIYKYGSVSMAFEARSLTVPSVLWLGLLPSDIQRYRIPEEAMIPFSQADERKINSLRSRPYITCQPTWENEIKAMQRLKQKAEIQSLASIAPRFLTRVYLPNKLRYGCWI; from the exons atgattgaTATAATTCTCAGGTTTCATGAGTCTATTGGATTGGTACTGAAGCCAGATGCATCTGTAGTGACTCTTCGATGTGACTGGCCTTCATCAGCCACCAAATTTG CACTGATTTTAAAGCTCTTGTCTGTAATTTACAAACTTGTTCAAAGTGACTCCTATGCCACTAAAAG GGATATATATTACAATGATCCACAGCTGTTTGGGTCACAGAAGACCGTGGATTCCATCGTGGATGACATTTCGTGCATGCTCAAG TTTGCAACATCCAAAGGCCTTATCTCAGGTGATCTGTGTTATTTGGAGGAAGATGGTACGATGGTGGACTGCAGTTCGAGCACCACA GCCGTCCCCGTGTCTTCCAATGTTAGTGGGATCAATC ACATTGTATCATCTGCCAAATTCATCCTTATAGTGGAGAAAGATGCAACTTTCCAGAGACTCCTGGACGATGACTTTTGTACCAGACTGTCTCCATGCATCATCATAACT GGTAAAGGTGTTCCTGATGTCAACAGCAGACTGATGGTGAGGAAACTGTGGGACACACTACATGTCCCAGTCTTCGCTCTGGTGGATGCAGACCCGCACG GCATCGAGATCATGTGCATCTACAAGTACGGCTCAGTG TCGATGGCCTTTGAGGCGCGCAGTCTGACTGTCCCCAGTGTGCTGTGGTTGGGCCTCCTGCCTTCAGACATTCAGAG GTACAGGATTCCAGAAGAAGCTATGATTCCATTTAGTCAGGCAGATGAGAGGAAAATCAACAGCTTGAGGAGCAGACCGTACATCACCTGCCAACCAACATGGGAGAATGAG ATCAAAGCAATGCAGAGACTGAAGCAGAAAGCCGAGATACAGTCCCTGGCATCTATAGCTCCTCGTTTCCTCACTAGAGTTTATCTTCCGAACAAACTGCGTTATGGTTGCTGGATATGA